Genomic DNA from Coleofasciculus chthonoplastes PCC 7420:
GTAGGTCAAGCCTTAGCTCAACGCTTGGGATGGGAATTTCGGGATGCTGATGACTTTCATCCTCAAGCCGCAAAAGAGAAAATGAAACAGGCAATACCCCTCAACGATCAAGACAGACAACCTTGGTTAGAGGCGATGCAATCAGCCATTGATCGGTGGATAATGGCAGGTAAAAATACAGTATTAGCCTGTTCAGCACTCAAGTCAAGTTATCGTCAAGTTTTACAGATTCAAGATTCACAAGCTCCCTCTGCTTCCAGACGCGCCATGGCGCGTCTCTACATTGCTTCCCCTGCTCCCCCTGCTCCCCCTGCTCCCTCTGCTCTCTAACCCACCACAAAACTTATTCAGCAGACCCTAATTACCCCCATTTCCCGGCGAACAATCGGGTAACTCACTAGCGGGAACCACTGAATCGGAACTGGCAAATCCTTGCAATTTTTGTTTATAATCAACTAACTGTTGGCGAACGTCTTGGGAGTCAATCTGACCGATCATCCGATTGACAACATTAATCGCTTGTGACCAGTTTTGAGTACAGACAGCTTGTCGCAATTGGGCATTGAGGTTAGCTGAAGGGGGACTAAC
This window encodes:
- a CDS encoding gluconokinase: MIIIVMGVSGSGKSRVGQALAQRLGWEFRDADDFHPQAAKEKMKQAIPLNDQDRQPWLEAMQSAIDRWIMAGKNTVLACSALKSSYRQVLQIQDSQAPSASRRAMARLYIASPAPPAPPAPSAL